The following coding sequences are from one Streptococcus mitis window:
- a CDS encoding HIT family protein produces MCLICQRIELIKKRENPYFVKELETGYLVIGDHQYFAGYSLFLAKEHVTELHHLKKETRLHFLEEMSVVQEAVAKAFAAEKMNIELLGNGDAHLHWHLFPRRRGDMNGHGLKGRGPVWWVPFEEMTAETCQAKPDEIKRLVKRLSLEVDKLLEIKE; encoded by the coding sequence ATGTGTTTGATTTGCCAGAGAATTGAGCTCATCAAGAAGAGAGAAAATCCCTATTTTGTCAAAGAGTTGGAAACAGGCTATCTTGTGATTGGAGACCACCAGTATTTTGCAGGCTATAGTCTCTTTCTAGCCAAGGAACATGTCACCGAATTGCACCATTTGAAAAAGGAGACAAGACTCCATTTTCTAGAAGAAATGAGTGTGGTCCAAGAGGCGGTTGCTAAGGCCTTTGCTGCTGAGAAAATGAATATCGAACTGCTAGGAAATGGCGATGCCCATCTTCATTGGCATCTGTTTCCTAGACGAAGAGGTGATATGAATGGACACGGTCTCAAGGGACGTGGTCCAGTCTGGTGGGTTCCTTTTGAAGAAATGACAGCAGAAACCTGCCAAGCAAAACCGGATGAGATTAAAAGATTAGTCAAACGTTTATCGTTAGAAGTAGATAAACTATTAGAAATAAAGGAGTAG